Proteins encoded within one genomic window of Phototrophicus methaneseepsis:
- a CDS encoding extracellular solute-binding protein yields the protein MSKYKLSRRDFLRTAATATAGMFAANAVPFVARAQDTTTIRLLAWGNPTEFEAREATIAMFEEAFPNIKVEFLHTPDDYNTKLQTMLAGGDYPDVIYIGNGDVLPYVARGQFEPLDAYIERDSFDTSDIFAANLALYNVDGVQYGFPMDAPSQQLFYNVTRFEEAGVERPPSDWEDETWTWDSFLEKAIALTDKSQNKWGFQVKNDFRSNWIWITSNGGSFFNEDGTACVINEPEAVEALQFLADLIHVHEVAPPLDVASEMGSATLFESGITAMETWWPAMGRMRESIGDKFVWDVAPHPAGKAGKSTAGGGSGQVISAFSPNKDAAWEFVKFMATTEAAEKWTEIMGIVPPLQSVAESDVYLQPGQPPEHISVFTEGAPYLHPDPRNAAFTQASQVMITELDRLWIGQADAQEVADTIVEKVNDLL from the coding sequence ATGAGTAAATATAAACTTTCAAGACGTGATTTTCTCCGTACAGCTGCAACCGCAACGGCAGGGATGTTTGCAGCGAATGCAGTTCCCTTTGTCGCGCGTGCTCAGGATACAACAACGATACGCCTGTTAGCCTGGGGTAACCCAACAGAATTTGAAGCGCGCGAAGCGACGATTGCGATGTTTGAAGAAGCATTCCCGAACATCAAAGTCGAGTTCTTGCATACGCCGGATGATTACAACACCAAGTTACAGACGATGCTCGCGGGTGGCGATTATCCAGATGTGATCTACATCGGCAATGGTGATGTGCTGCCTTATGTAGCGCGTGGTCAGTTTGAGCCGCTTGATGCGTATATTGAGCGTGACTCATTCGACACGTCGGATATTTTTGCGGCTAACCTGGCCCTCTACAACGTTGATGGTGTGCAATATGGGTTCCCTATGGATGCCCCAAGCCAGCAGCTATTCTATAATGTCACCCGCTTTGAAGAAGCTGGTGTTGAACGTCCACCTTCGGATTGGGAAGATGAGACCTGGACGTGGGATTCTTTCTTGGAAAAAGCCATTGCTCTGACGGATAAAAGCCAGAATAAATGGGGCTTCCAGGTTAAGAATGACTTCCGTTCTAACTGGATCTGGATTACCTCGAACGGTGGCAGCTTCTTTAACGAAGATGGCACCGCCTGTGTCATCAATGAGCCAGAAGCCGTAGAGGCACTGCAATTCCTCGCAGATCTGATCCATGTGCATGAGGTTGCTCCGCCGCTGGATGTCGCTTCTGAGATGGGTTCCGCGACCTTGTTTGAATCTGGCATTACAGCGATGGAAACATGGTGGCCGGCAATGGGCCGTATGCGTGAGAGCATCGGCGATAAGTTTGTGTGGGATGTTGCACCACACCCTGCTGGCAAGGCTGGTAAATCGACAGCAGGTGGTGGGTCCGGCCAGGTGATTTCTGCTTTCTCACCGAATAAAGACGCTGCCTGGGAATTCGTCAAGTTCATGGCGACGACGGAAGCTGCCGAAAAATGGACGGAAATCATGGGCATCGTGCCACCGCTGCAATCTGTTGCGGAAAGTGACGTCTACCTACAGCCAGGCCAACCCCCAGAGCATATTTCAGTCTTTACAGAGGGCGCTCCTTATCTCCACCCAGATCCACGGAATGCTGCGTTTACTCAGGCTTCCCAGGTGATGATAACGGAATTGGATCGCCTCTGGATTGGGCAGGCGGATGCTCAGGAAGTCGCGGATACAATCGTCGAAAAAGTGAATGATTTGTTGTAA
- a CDS encoding GNAT family N-acetyltransferase, translating into MMDSEQIEVKNNPEKNRFEVILGDQIAMVQYMIAGKNIVFTHTEVPPEFEGKGIAGKMARVALDFAKDEGYRVQALCPFIAAYVRRHPEYQTITWGY; encoded by the coding sequence ATGATGGATTCAGAACAGATTGAAGTCAAAAATAACCCAGAGAAAAATCGTTTTGAAGTGATCCTTGGTGATCAGATCGCGATGGTTCAGTACATGATTGCTGGTAAAAATATCGTGTTTACACACACGGAAGTGCCGCCGGAATTCGAAGGTAAGGGCATCGCTGGGAAAATGGCGCGTGTGGCGCTCGATTTTGCTAAAGATGAAGGGTACCGGGTCCAGGCATTGTGTCCGTTTATTGCTGCTTATGTTCGGCGGCATCCAGAATACCAGACAATCACTTGGGGCTATTAA
- a CDS encoding alpha/beta hydrolase: MMNKLQLEPEAKAFAEANANPPFLFDLGPEKGRAVVDEVQSGPIAKPEVNIEDLFIEGGPNGNVSIRILRPLNSQGPLPVILYTHGAGWVFGNNHTHDRLIRELVVGASAAVVFPNYSLSPEAKYPTAIEECYATLKWVAETGAGYDLDANRIAVAGDSVGGNMTAALTLMAKERGGPSIQSQLLFYPVTDASFETASYLQFAEGYFLRQDAMMWFWDQYTTDPGEREEITASPLRASIDQLKGLPQALVITAEADVLRDEGEAYANKLREAGVRVTAARFQGTIHDFVMLNALADTAATRGAMSLATAWLRERFSVAEGQDVVISSS, translated from the coding sequence ATGATGAATAAGTTGCAGCTAGAGCCAGAAGCAAAAGCTTTTGCAGAAGCAAACGCAAACCCGCCTTTCTTGTTTGACCTGGGCCCTGAAAAAGGTCGTGCCGTCGTTGATGAGGTGCAATCTGGCCCAATTGCCAAGCCGGAGGTCAACATTGAAGATCTGTTTATCGAAGGTGGTCCTAATGGTAATGTCTCGATTCGCATTCTGCGACCTCTCAACAGCCAGGGTCCCCTACCTGTCATCCTCTATACGCATGGTGCCGGGTGGGTTTTCGGCAACAATCACACTCATGACCGCCTCATTCGTGAACTTGTAGTAGGTGCAAGCGCGGCTGTTGTGTTCCCTAATTACAGCTTGTCGCCAGAGGCCAAGTATCCGACAGCCATTGAAGAATGCTATGCAACGCTTAAATGGGTGGCCGAAACCGGGGCTGGTTATGATCTGGATGCAAACCGTATCGCGGTTGCTGGCGATAGCGTGGGTGGTAATATGACGGCTGCTTTGACGCTCATGGCAAAAGAGCGCGGTGGTCCATCCATTCAGTCGCAATTACTGTTTTACCCCGTCACGGATGCCTCGTTTGAGACAGCGTCCTATCTACAATTTGCCGAAGGTTATTTCCTACGGCAGGATGCGATGATGTGGTTTTGGGATCAATATACGACAGACCCGGGCGAACGTGAGGAAATTACGGCGTCGCCTTTGCGTGCTAGTATTGATCAGCTCAAAGGGCTACCTCAAGCGCTCGTCATCACGGCAGAAGCCGATGTGCTCCGCGACGAAGGCGAGGCATATGCTAACAAATTGCGTGAGGCTGGTGTGCGCGTGACGGCAGCGCGATTCCAGGGCACGATCCATGATTTTGTGATGTTGAATGCCCTGGCAGATACAGCAGCGACCCGTGGCGCGATGTCGCTGGCAACGGCATGGCTGCGAGAAAGATTTTCTGTGGCTGAGGGCCAAGATGTTGTCATATCGTCTAGTTAA
- a CDS encoding carbohydrate ABC transporter permease, with protein MAQNVAKLTSVKIEDVRVTERIKRGLIYAVLIFGALIVFIPFAWTLSTALKAQDDVFAFPPQWIPDPIVWSNFSEAVTTRPFGRWFLNTLFVVGVSTFGTVVSASIVAFAFARLRWPGRNVLFLILLATMMLPEQVTLIPTFILFRELGWLNTFLPLIVPGFFARNAFYVFLLRQFYMTIPFDLDEAARIDGASHFQIYLYIILPMSKPALAIAAIMFAQFKWKEFLAPLIYLNNSDMFTVSLGLRTFIGETWGTEWNLMMAANIIFMIPLILVFFFAQKYFIQGVVITGVKG; from the coding sequence ATGGCCCAGAATGTCGCAAAACTAACATCTGTGAAAATAGAAGACGTCCGTGTGACGGAAAGAATCAAACGTGGCTTGATTTATGCTGTACTGATATTCGGCGCGTTGATCGTCTTCATCCCATTTGCATGGACGCTGTCTACCGCCCTGAAGGCGCAAGATGATGTCTTTGCCTTCCCGCCACAGTGGATACCAGACCCGATTGTCTGGTCGAACTTTAGTGAGGCCGTGACAACGCGTCCCTTTGGCCGTTGGTTCCTCAACACGTTGTTTGTCGTGGGTGTTTCGACGTTTGGCACGGTTGTTTCTGCGAGTATTGTTGCTTTTGCTTTTGCTCGCTTGCGCTGGCCAGGTCGTAATGTGCTGTTCCTCATCTTATTGGCGACAATGATGCTGCCAGAACAGGTCACTTTGATCCCGACGTTTATTCTGTTCCGAGAGTTAGGATGGCTGAATACGTTCCTACCATTGATCGTGCCGGGCTTCTTTGCCAGGAATGCCTTCTATGTTTTCTTGCTGCGGCAGTTTTATATGACGATTCCATTTGATCTGGATGAAGCAGCACGTATCGATGGTGCGAGCCACTTCCAGATTTATCTGTACATCATCCTGCCAATGAGCAAGCCAGCCCTAGCTATTGCAGCGATTATGTTTGCTCAGTTTAAATGGAAAGAATTCCTCGCACCCCTCATCTACCTGAATAATTCTGATATGTTCACGGTTTCGCTGGGGCTGCGTACCTTCATTGGGGAAACCTGGGGCACGGAGTGGAACCTGATGATGGCTGCAAATATCATTTTCATGATTCCGTTGATCCTGGTTTTCTTCTTTGCACAAAAGTATTTCATCCAGGGCGTCGTCATTACTGGCGTAAAGGGTTAA
- a CDS encoding extracellular solute-binding protein — protein MKRFSLLLAAVAMLLSAIPAFAQEPVDVNVWIAFTDAGRLGWAQDRAAEFNEMFPQYNVIIEGYANYEELFAATALAAEQDSLPAIVQYFEVATQDARDSGYFTSIAEALGDRTEINGLSVNLDDYVAPVSAYYTLDGEFTSMPWNTSSAIWFNNMNYLNEAGVEIPTTWAEVEAACEAIMALENAPEYCFTFPNHGWFFEQWLAQQDAEFANNGNGRDARATEVTFANEAGVAVLEWLNDMMDKGYLYYSGAQGGASWATVDQAFSSQQIAMAAYSSSDTATYTQVGVDNGFEVVASFLPYNDATGWTGNLIGGASLWLTAGLPEEVEDGALSFLVYMTNTENAASWHQVTGYIAIRESAVEALSDEGWFEENPNFRVASDQLSQSTVTTATAGAILGAFPSIRNVVTQAIDTVLLTDEDPATVLQSAQEEANTMLEEYNLLYSE, from the coding sequence ATGAAACGATTTTCCCTTTTGTTGGCTGCTGTAGCTATGTTGCTCTCAGCCATCCCCGCCTTTGCACAAGAGCCCGTTGATGTCAATGTTTGGATTGCTTTCACAGATGCTGGTCGTTTGGGTTGGGCACAGGACCGCGCTGCTGAATTCAATGAAATGTTCCCTCAGTACAATGTGATCATTGAGGGTTATGCGAACTACGAAGAACTCTTCGCTGCTACAGCCCTGGCTGCTGAGCAGGATTCCCTGCCGGCGATTGTGCAGTACTTCGAAGTTGCTACACAGGATGCACGTGACAGCGGTTACTTCACCTCCATTGCAGAAGCCCTGGGTGATCGTACTGAAATCAATGGCCTGAGCGTGAATCTGGACGATTATGTAGCACCTGTTTCAGCTTACTACACACTGGATGGTGAATTCACCTCCATGCCGTGGAACACTTCCAGCGCAATCTGGTTCAACAATATGAACTACCTCAACGAAGCAGGCGTCGAAATCCCGACAACCTGGGCCGAAGTTGAAGCCGCTTGCGAAGCTATCATGGCCCTGGAAAACGCACCTGAATATTGCTTCACCTTCCCGAATCATGGTTGGTTCTTCGAGCAGTGGTTGGCTCAGCAGGATGCTGAATTCGCCAATAACGGCAATGGCCGTGATGCTCGTGCAACCGAAGTGACATTCGCTAATGAAGCCGGTGTGGCTGTCCTGGAATGGCTGAATGACATGATGGACAAGGGCTACCTGTACTATAGTGGCGCACAGGGCGGTGCTTCATGGGCTACCGTTGATCAAGCATTCAGCAGCCAGCAGATTGCAATGGCCGCTTACAGCAGCAGCGACACCGCTACCTACACCCAGGTTGGTGTGGATAATGGCTTTGAAGTTGTGGCTTCCTTCCTGCCGTACAATGATGCAACGGGCTGGACTGGCAACCTGATCGGTGGCGCGAGCCTGTGGCTGACTGCCGGCCTGCCAGAAGAAGTTGAAGATGGCGCGTTGAGCTTCCTGGTTTACATGACAAACACAGAAAATGCGGCTTCCTGGCACCAGGTAACGGGCTATATCGCGATCCGCGAAAGCGCTGTTGAAGCTCTGAGCGATGAGGGTTGGTTCGAAGAAAACCCGAACTTCCGCGTGGCTTCTGACCAGCTTTCCCAGAGCACCGTGACGACCGCAACAGCAGGTGCTATTCTGGGTGCCTTCCCGTCAATCCGTAACGTTGTGACGCAGGCAATCGATACCGTTCTTCTGACGGATGAAGATCCGGCGACTGTGTTGCAGTCTGCTCAAGAAGAAGCCAACACGATGCTGGAAGAATACAACCTGCTTTACAGCGAGTAA
- a CDS encoding carbohydrate ABC transporter permease encodes MATYPQEQARPAVRPTLSERLRGLVPERWYIHVLLWIVCFIIGFPLFYAILVATQTNSDIYAYRFLPGSSLPENWNVVMNIAKLGGYMVNSLFIAIVVTVGKVVLSLLAGLAFVYFRFPGKWLVFGFVLITLMMPTEILILALFRLVNSLGWGNTYLALIVPFLASATGSFLFRQHFANIPSELSEAAQLDGATPMQFLLRILIPISWNTIGALTVIQFVYVWNFYIWPVLIINGQERQVVQVGLRTLMGGDTQTRYGPMMLGAVIASIPPVIVFLLLQKQFMSGFTLTRDK; translated from the coding sequence ATGGCGACTTACCCTCAAGAACAGGCCCGGCCTGCGGTTCGACCGACGCTCTCTGAGCGTTTACGCGGCTTGGTACCAGAGCGCTGGTATATCCATGTGTTGCTATGGATTGTATGCTTTATTATTGGTTTTCCGTTGTTTTATGCCATTCTCGTTGCTACACAGACGAATTCCGATATTTACGCCTACCGTTTTCTACCCGGAAGCTCCCTGCCTGAAAATTGGAATGTTGTCATGAACATTGCCAAATTGGGCGGCTACATGGTCAACAGCTTGTTTATCGCGATTGTGGTGACGGTGGGTAAGGTCGTTTTGTCGCTGCTGGCAGGGCTGGCTTTTGTCTATTTTCGCTTTCCTGGTAAGTGGCTGGTATTTGGCTTTGTTCTGATTACTTTGATGATGCCGACCGAAATTTTGATTCTGGCATTGTTCCGCCTTGTGAATTCGCTAGGGTGGGGCAACACCTATCTGGCGTTGATTGTGCCGTTTCTCGCCAGTGCAACCGGGTCTTTTCTATTCCGTCAGCACTTCGCCAATATCCCCTCTGAACTTAGCGAAGCGGCCCAGCTTGATGGGGCCACCCCGATGCAGTTTTTGCTGAGGATTTTGATCCCGATTAGCTGGAATACCATTGGTGCGTTGACCGTCATCCAGTTTGTTTATGTGTGGAACTTCTATATTTGGCCCGTGCTGATTATCAACGGGCAGGAGCGGCAGGTTGTCCAGGTCGGTTTACGTACATTGATGGGCGGCGATACACAGACGCGCTATGGGCCTATGATGCTCGGCGCTGTGATTGCGAGTATTCCACCTGTGATTGTGTTCTTGCTGCTGCAAAAGCAGTTCATGAGCGGCTTTACGCTTACACGTGATAAATAA
- a CDS encoding LacI family DNA-binding transcriptional regulator, with product MAAKNRENPKAATIVDVAREAGVSPRTVSRVMNENGYVNPGTEERIRAAIEKLNYRPNRAARSLVSSRSRVIGLVIPDINNLFFPEVVLGIEHAATEHDYVVFTFNTSLSAEKEEEAYRFLNEHRADGMIVYFPSRLTREKLTEVLKYQRAAVLVDAEPMGDLAGVVRVDSYGAARTAVEHLVATGCRSLGYVSRQKSHFLAFKDRYRGVMETAARLGVPIVAQEYMSDDKFIVNDGHFATHKLLAEHPEIDGLICFNDMIAYGAMQACDDLGISIPDQMAIIGFDDLRLSSFPRISLTTLRLPKFEIGAEAVNLLFQRLEGSDSPQDIVIRAELIERGSTRPRKDVLP from the coding sequence ATGGCGGCAAAGAATCGGGAAAATCCAAAAGCAGCGACGATTGTTGATGTCGCACGAGAAGCGGGAGTCTCTCCAAGGACAGTTTCTCGCGTGATGAATGAGAATGGTTACGTCAATCCTGGTACTGAGGAACGTATCCGCGCAGCAATCGAAAAGCTAAATTATCGTCCGAATAGAGCGGCGCGCAGCCTCGTATCGAGCCGCAGCCGCGTCATCGGCCTTGTGATCCCGGACATCAATAACCTCTTTTTTCCTGAAGTGGTCCTGGGCATCGAACATGCCGCCACAGAGCATGATTATGTGGTGTTTACCTTCAACACGTCTTTGTCTGCTGAGAAAGAGGAGGAAGCTTATCGCTTTCTCAATGAGCATCGTGCAGATGGCATGATCGTTTATTTTCCTTCTCGCCTAACGCGTGAAAAGCTCACAGAGGTGCTGAAGTATCAGCGTGCTGCTGTTCTGGTCGATGCAGAGCCGATGGGGGACCTCGCCGGGGTCGTCCGCGTTGATTCATATGGTGCCGCCCGAACGGCTGTTGAACATCTTGTGGCAACAGGTTGTCGTTCGTTAGGGTATGTCAGCCGCCAGAAAAGTCATTTCCTTGCGTTTAAAGATCGGTATCGTGGTGTAATGGAGACTGCTGCGCGGCTTGGTGTGCCTATCGTCGCACAGGAATATATGTCTGACGATAAATTCATCGTTAATGATGGTCATTTCGCGACGCATAAGTTGTTGGCAGAACATCCTGAGATTGATGGCCTGATTTGCTTCAACGATATGATTGCTTACGGTGCAATGCAGGCTTGTGATGACCTGGGGATTTCGATCCCTGACCAGATGGCCATCATCGGTTTTGATGATCTTCGTTTGTCGAGCTTCCCTCGTATTTCTTTAACAACGCTGCGTCTACCTAAGTTCGAGATCGGGGCGGAAGCAGTCAATCTTTTGTTTCAACGCCTTGAAGGTAGTGATTCACCACAGGATATTGTTATCCGTGCTGAGCTTATTGAACGTGGCAGCACACGACCGCGAAAGGACGTTTTGCCATGA
- a CDS encoding CDGSH iron-sulfur domain-containing protein, which yields MVEQYTGKDRRYAGDDVDITYSLKRCIHAEFCVKRLSAVFDKNARPWINANGASPDEMTSVVELCPSGALHYDRKDGVQEAIPEKNVIKIRHNGPLEVRGDLAIEGATVALAQETRASLCRCGASNNKPFCDNTHKEIQFEPVEAVSIDEVPSPSESGKLVITACENGPLELNGPVEIINEAGGFLFQGNGTALCRCGGSGNKPFCDGTHERIHFKAE from the coding sequence ATGGTTGAACAGTATACCGGTAAGGATCGCCGCTACGCTGGTGATGACGTTGATATTACGTATAGTCTTAAGCGGTGTATTCACGCAGAGTTCTGTGTTAAGCGTTTGTCTGCTGTGTTTGATAAGAATGCTCGTCCCTGGATTAATGCCAATGGCGCATCCCCTGATGAGATGACAAGTGTGGTAGAGTTGTGCCCTTCCGGTGCATTACATTATGATCGTAAAGATGGTGTGCAGGAAGCTATCCCCGAAAAGAACGTGATCAAAATTCGTCATAATGGACCGTTGGAAGTGCGCGGCGACCTTGCTATAGAAGGCGCAACGGTTGCTTTAGCCCAGGAGACGAGAGCGTCTCTTTGCCGTTGTGGCGCATCAAATAACAAGCCATTTTGTGATAATACCCATAAGGAAATTCAGTTTGAACCGGTCGAAGCTGTGTCGATTGATGAGGTGCCTTCTCCGTCCGAAAGTGGCAAGTTAGTCATTACAGCCTGTGAAAATGGCCCTCTCGAATTGAATGGCCCTGTTGAGATTATCAACGAAGCAGGTGGATTTCTCTTCCAGGGCAATGGAACTGCTTTATGCCGCTGCGGTGGGTCTGGCAATAAGCCATTTTGTGATGGAACCCATGAACGTATTCATTTTAAGGCTGAGTAA
- a CDS encoding carbohydrate ABC transporter permease — protein sequence MQGWIPALILGIAALLGAVFLYNTVGRGHRASLIVLGAGALTGVAGALLFMLPLNFCTFEQEHDIIDQVFGVLLIAIGMAITLLPARWVLTRLLNKQSFLAVDASPGAFKGIILPFVFLAPTLIILAVFLYYPSLETFRLSTLLARLGAPRTAFVCVDNFTRLVDDSTYFNTVVVTLLISLAIVVIGLILSLFVAVLAYQPVKGARIYRTLLIWPYAISPVVAGVIFLLMFNPTGGIINYGLDSVFGIQIPWLNDPSVAPWAVILASVWKSMGYNILFYIAGLQNVPKDLLEAASIDGANLVRRFLQITIPLLSPITFFLVITNLTYAFFETFGTIDYLTGGGPLNSTTTMMYRIYQIGIRNNDLGKAAAESIILFVMVIGLTVIQFRTSGNQVTYGA from the coding sequence ATGCAGGGATGGATTCCCGCTTTGATCCTGGGGATTGCTGCATTGCTGGGTGCGGTTTTTCTATACAACACGGTTGGGAGAGGCCACCGGGCATCTTTGATTGTGCTGGGGGCTGGCGCGCTGACCGGGGTAGCTGGTGCGCTGTTATTTATGCTCCCCCTCAACTTTTGCACCTTTGAGCAAGAGCACGACATTATCGACCAGGTTTTTGGAGTGTTGCTCATCGCGATTGGGATGGCAATTACATTATTGCCTGCACGATGGGTGTTAACCCGGCTACTCAATAAGCAATCATTCTTAGCTGTTGATGCAAGCCCGGGTGCGTTTAAAGGCATCATTTTGCCATTTGTGTTCCTGGCCCCCACACTCATTATTCTGGCTGTGTTTTTATATTATCCCTCGCTGGAAACCTTCCGTCTATCGACGTTATTGGCTCGTCTGGGTGCTCCACGGACGGCTTTTGTCTGTGTGGATAACTTCACACGGCTGGTTGATGATTCGACCTACTTTAACACTGTCGTAGTCACATTGCTGATCTCACTGGCTATCGTCGTCATTGGGTTGATTCTGTCACTTTTCGTTGCCGTATTAGCTTACCAGCCTGTGAAGGGCGCGCGGATTTATCGCACTCTGTTGATCTGGCCGTATGCAATTTCACCAGTCGTTGCCGGGGTAATTTTCCTCCTGATGTTTAACCCGACGGGTGGCATTATCAACTATGGGTTGGACAGCGTTTTCGGTATCCAGATTCCCTGGCTCAACGACCCAAGTGTGGCTCCCTGGGCGGTGATATTAGCCAGTGTGTGGAAGTCGATGGGCTATAATATTTTGTTCTATATTGCTGGTTTGCAGAATGTCCCGAAAGACCTCCTAGAGGCGGCTAGTATTGATGGGGCAAATCTCGTGCGTCGTTTTTTGCAGATTACTATCCCGCTGCTGAGCCCGATTACGTTCTTCCTCGTCATTACTAACCTAACGTATGCGTTCTTCGAGACATTTGGCACCATTGATTATCTGACGGGTGGTGGTCCCTTAAATTCTACAACGACGATGATGTATCGCATCTATCAAATTGGCATTCGCAATAACGACCTGGGTAAGGCCGCGGCGGAATCTATCATTTTGTTTGTGATGGTCATCGGGCTGACGGTGATTCAATTCCGTACAAGTGGCAACCAGGTAACATACGGAGCATAA
- a CDS encoding alpha/beta hydrolase: protein MATKTIVFIHGNFVNYECWDQWVERYEDKGYRCIAVKFPERTKSVQALRDEHPNPKVGQVTMAQTIDSIVQDIKALDEKPIIIGHSFGGQLTQQMVKRDLAAAAVAIDSVPPQGLLSFKFSFLRSTFPVLNPLNPAGRPWLMPFNHFQYAFANGMSLADQKAAYDSTIVPESLRIARGGVSSTAHIDYKKPHAPLLFIAGEIDHIMPASLNKANYKRYKDGSSSVVDFKEFPGRNHYTVIAGPGWEEVADYALDWALKHTEKSASGRDTMRIASAI from the coding sequence ATGGCTACCAAGACGATTGTGTTCATCCACGGCAACTTCGTGAACTATGAATGTTGGGATCAATGGGTTGAGCGCTATGAAGATAAAGGCTATCGGTGTATTGCGGTAAAGTTCCCGGAGCGTACTAAATCCGTCCAGGCCCTGAGGGATGAACATCCGAATCCTAAAGTGGGGCAGGTGACGATGGCTCAAACCATTGACTCTATTGTCCAGGATATTAAAGCGCTGGATGAAAAGCCCATCATCATCGGGCATTCGTTTGGCGGCCAGCTTACGCAGCAGATGGTCAAACGTGATCTGGCAGCGGCAGCAGTGGCGATTGATTCCGTACCCCCGCAGGGGCTACTCTCCTTCAAATTCTCTTTTCTTCGCTCAACGTTCCCGGTGTTAAACCCGCTGAATCCTGCCGGACGGCCATGGCTCATGCCCTTTAACCACTTCCAGTATGCGTTTGCAAATGGCATGTCACTGGCTGACCAGAAGGCCGCTTATGATTCAACCATCGTACCGGAGTCACTCCGCATTGCGCGGGGTGGGGTCAGTAGTACGGCGCATATTGATTATAAAAAACCGCATGCACCGCTGCTCTTCATCGCGGGCGAAATTGACCATATTATGCCAGCGTCGTTGAATAAGGCGAACTATAAGCGTTATAAAGATGGGTCGTCTTCCGTGGTGGATTTCAAAGAATTCCCAGGGCGCAATCACTATACTGTAATTGCAGGCCCAGGCTGGGAAGAAGTGGCTGATTATGCGTTGGATTGGGCCCTCAAGCACACGGAAAAATCAGCTTCTGGGCGTGATACAATGCGGATTGCTTCCGCCATTTAG
- a CDS encoding carbohydrate ABC transporter permease, translating into MNSARSVMSPGRYFGKYFASNRRGEAVAGILMASPWIIGFLIFVLGPMIASLYLSFTRWDLFTAPKWVGLDNYTNLLFDDASFIQSLKVTTIYAFIGVPLQVSLGLVLATLLNQKIRFLGFFRTVYYLPSVIGGIAVAVMFRWIFGSQFGLINGFLSSIGVQGPSWLGDPNWVLPSFILMSLWGAGSSMLIYLGALQGIPTDLYEAADVDGAGSFVKFMRITIPMMTPVIFFNMVMGIIAGLQEFVIPFIMTGGGPADSSLFLVLYLYRNAFEFFKMGYASALAWLLFIYIMVLTGLVLRSSSMWVYYEGSMKGR; encoded by the coding sequence ATGAATAGCGCTCGCTCTGTGATGAGCCCTGGTCGTTATTTCGGTAAGTATTTTGCTAGTAATCGGCGTGGTGAAGCGGTTGCAGGTATTTTGATGGCCTCCCCGTGGATTATCGGCTTCCTCATTTTTGTTCTAGGCCCCATGATTGCCAGCCTTTATTTATCTTTCACAAGGTGGGATTTATTCACGGCCCCTAAGTGGGTTGGCCTGGATAATTATACCAATCTGTTATTTGATGATGCCAGCTTCATCCAGTCGCTTAAGGTGACCACAATCTATGCATTTATAGGCGTGCCATTACAGGTTAGCTTAGGCCTGGTGCTGGCAACCTTATTGAACCAGAAGATTCGCTTCCTGGGGTTCTTCCGTACTGTTTATTATCTGCCATCAGTCATTGGCGGCATTGCTGTAGCTGTGATGTTTCGTTGGATCTTTGGCAGTCAGTTCGGTCTGATTAACGGCTTTCTTTCTTCGATTGGTGTTCAGGGTCCATCCTGGCTTGGTGATCCGAACTGGGTCCTGCCTTCCTTCATTTTGATGAGTTTATGGGGCGCTGGTTCATCCATGTTGATCTACCTGGGCGCACTTCAGGGCATCCCGACAGATTTGTATGAAGCGGCAGATGTCGATGGGGCTGGTTCATTTGTCAAGTTTATGCGCATCACCATCCCCATGATGACGCCTGTGATTTTCTTTAATATGGTGATGGGTATTATCGCTGGCCTACAAGAGTTTGTGATTCCTTTCATCATGACGGGCGGTGGCCCTGCGGATTCCAGCCTTTTCCTGGTGTTGTATCTGTACCGCAATGCGTTTGAATTCTTCAAAATGGGTTATGCATCAGCACTGGCCTGGCTTCTATTCATCTACATCATGGTGCTGACGGGGCTTGTTCTGCGCTCTTCAAGCATGTGGGTTTATTACGAAGGCTCTATGAAAGGACGCTGA